The sequence TTAGTTTTAGCTCACGCAAATACCAGCTCTAcgtcaagttacgctgaatgtcaatacatgcaaagaaaaaataataaacgccCTGCATGACAGCTACTGTGGGGAAGCCGCTCGGAACTTgtttcggaaacgcacgcgttttttttttttcaacgtttaacgtgctccgtgctcgttaaagttattgtccctgtagtttgataattgatgagcatcttaggccacaaaCGCTAATAATTTAGcagttcaagcgagcaccgagttcggtttcaggcgcacgtgtagttgtcgctacctttaaaaatacagggaccttacgctagcttaaagtcactgtaacgggaaaagtaccgcgttccttttctcttcgccgccgcgccctttcggcggcttcgccacataaatggtccagctcgctcgcctcgctagtgtctcccggccgcagacgcacggcgctttggagggcgatcgtttttataggctcaggaaagcgtgcagcaacattacgacatcccgtatcgttttgagacttcatcgaaagactatcgaggcatcgaagaatgcccgggtaaggccGTCTTTGCTATTCccggcgggaaaaaggatgccaaacgacgggctgtgtggctgcacagaattacgcgggaaaaatttgttcccacgactgatactcGCATTgtcaggtaagcgcttcattgagaattcgcgaatgtttcggggaatgtttgcgcctaccctgcactagtgcagcttgtttcgcgtagtTGTCGCatgaggttcatgcacaataacattttattatgtttggcgtaaaattgacgcctttgggttcacatataatgatcagcacGCTATGAAAACTGATTGCTAcacattggtactgcctgacgtgactgtatgacgaacacaaataacaggtagcatgaaaataatgactgatgctctcgcggccggttcgcttgcttgatatgaaccaaaatcggtattccgtgacgtgactgtatgacgaacataaataccctgcggtaacatgaaaataattggtatgcatgtcatgtaaggcatgatttacatgccatgctcatgatgctctcgcggccggttcgcttgcttgatatgcaccaaaatcggtttgcgtgacgtgactgtaatgcgaacgtaaataacaggtggtaacatgaaaataatggcacgcatgtcatgtaacgcatgatttacatgccatgctcatgatgctctcgcggccagttcgcttgtttgatatgcaccaaaatcgtattgcgtgacgtgactgtatgaccaacataaataccgtcatgattttcacgtcaccacttgtcattcgtgctcgtcatacagtcacctcacgctataccaatatgggtgcatttcaagctagcgaaccacccgccatcgcagcatgagcgtggcaagtaagtcatgccgtacatgacatggaagtcgtgattttcatgttaccacctatcactaacgttcgtcatacagaaatagctcgtcataaaagttttggtatatatgcatttcattaaaccaccacgagcgccccgaaaccatgtcatgtaaatcacattttacatggcatgtctgtcatgatttgcacgttaaaaCCAGTCACTTATGATCGTcctacactcttgtcacgccgtaccaattttgttgcgtatcaagctatcgaagcggccgcgatcgtaccctgagcgtggcatgtaaatcatgccgtacatggcattcatgtcattattttcatgttatcaccttaatttaaattcgtcatacagtcatgttacgccataccaaatttggtgtacttccattaacgaagcggccaggacagcacaaagtccggggcagatagatagatagatagatagatagatagatagatagatagatagatagatagatagatagatagatagatagatagatagatagatagatagatagatagatacaaagtcacagaaattcgctaagaaatgctttgcatttaataaatgcagacagccgagtgcgtaaatgccgcgcagttcgcatttctttatcgcgttagtacgcgtgcgtgcgcatgtaggcaagtgaaaattgccgctatttctttcctaatcagtcagagaacaacggtatgcttcattcggggctgaaaaagcgcacgcaatgcgtaaaacatgcgttactccacgtgaaatcaacaccgcaccgccgcagcttcggccgcgctggaccaaatatggcggcgcgcacgacggtcgcggtacttttcccgttccagtgactttacgctaGCTGAGagactagcgccacctacggaCGTGTTCGAGAAGTGCAGAGAGCAGCTGGTACTTCTCATGCATTTCTGCCAAATCTGGTATGGaaatgtgttctttttccgaGGTCACTTGTGATTTCAAGTTGCATTATTTTACAGTTACCTTTcgctgttgcatttcattgtttcatgcATGACCGTCGTTATTGGCTGTAGCAGCAGAGGTGTTGTACTGCTGAGCACGTGGGCTAAAGTCTCATGCTCGGCATGGAGGGAGGAAATTGTTACGCTGCAGTATTGTGTAatgcagatagaaagaaagttGTGCGTCATGCACGCACACGCGAAGATTTGCTTGCATCCAATATGCCGATAAGGGCTAATCAACGTTTCAAATTCTTTTCAACGAGACGCGTGGGCTCCGGTTGATGCGTATGCGTTAGGTGGTGCTGTGGCCAatcatgatgataataatgatgatggtGAAACTAGCTCCGCCCTTTGTGGTGGTTTGGCAGCTTATAACCACCCGCTCATTACGCAGTTGAAAGGATGTGACGCGTACTAGGACTCCCGCGCTTGCGCCGCGCAATGTTACATCTGGTAATGTGACTACTTGACCAACGTGACGACGCTATAGGGCTTTTTTCctaaacagtttcaagcaatgcccttagctctgtggtagaatagtttGTTGCCACACAGTATACCGGGGATCGATTCCGGTTCGATGCGGCATTtttgaacgcgatagctttaaagcGCTAggttcgcagaaatttcggcgtcggcgtcgttgtctgtgagcgaaaattcgagaaaagaaataaattatattaaaaaaatcttcggttcgagtcaTGATATGATATATCGAGGTGTCTCCTtcaacgcatgtaatgttgcgtgacaCAAGCGTAGAATTGTAGCAAGCGTCAGTACATGTGAATTGCAATATAAGTGAGATGATTAAAGGCTCACTCATTACAACGCACTCACACATATATATGCatcgtcatcagcaaaagcatcaacaatgtgaaTAGCTGCGTCGGTTCGCGTGTAGTGggtacggacgcgtagtgggtgcttcgttGATTCGCAAAGGGTAGTGTAtggcgtagggggcactgcgcaactgcgcTTGCACCAGGCACTGTGGGATAGTTTCAAGCGGCCATTGTTACTCGCGCAGATGTTCCTTTCTTTGCGgcaggtgtccaccgagaaacgaagtgaggctagctgttcagaaggcgatgcgaacggtgcCTAATTACGATGTTGCGTTCTACACTTGAatcaaagctcaagcgtcctccagcaTTATTATCTGATATCACGTGGGTTGCTCTGTCGCACCTCCCTGCAAGCGTCTGATGAGGCAATTGTGGCATTCGCCTTGCAAATAGTAATAGCAGGAGCAAGGATGGTTAGTTTATGTGCATACTTCTAATACTGCCAATTTCTCTCTTGAAAGAGGTATAGTGATTCCTATGTATTGTCTTGATGACCAAAAGCCCTAGGATTTCCATGACAGTGATCGCCTTCCTAGCAGtaatataattattattatcaatcAACAACGCCTTAATAAATAATGCTGCAGATGTTACAGAACACGTCCTCCCTTACCGCACACCATCGGCCGCAACGTGCGGGGATGGTGtgtgtcgtgaagcggagagtACACCAAAATGCTGCAAAATGTGAGCTTGGTCGGAACTCTGGAGATAAGAGCTATTTCAAGCCAAACCGCGACGCCGATGAATCGGGCTTCAAGTACTCCACTTTTAAGAACAATATGCATAATCATGCTAAATATTAACCGTGTAACAAATGTTATGCAATATGCATCAGAACATACAGCAGTGGTGCTTGAGTGCTGTGTATCTTGCGGACCATGGTATGCCCAATAACATTTTGCATTTTCAGCTAGCGATTTCGTCACTTAGACACTGGCACGACGACCTGGCATTTGTCTTCGAAGATAATCCCCGCGCAGGTAGAACAAAAGATGTGCAAGAATTGCCGCAAGCTCTCACCCTTAATGAAGGCGAGTCTCGCTGGGAACTTGTCGCtgcaatttgttttatttttccacTTCGAGGTTTTTAGTTGCAGTTCAGTGCAAACCTACAGTCCTCTGAAAAGTAAAAGGCATGTAAATGCACCTTATATATTTGTTTGCCCGCGGAAAAGCGACGCTTAAATCAGCCGAATATTGACGACATGTTGTTTTCTGATTCTTGAACACGCCATGTGTGAAAGGTTCTCCAAATCGTGTGATTGAAGAATTCTCGCTAAAGTAAGTTTTGAATTTGTTATGTAAGCACCTTACAGCCTGGAGCTGCTCGAACGCGCCGGTGCGCTAAGCTTTGATATTTTGCTGAACGAAGTGAGTGTTCCACGCTACAAGCATGACCACTGATCCTGTTTCAAGTGTaatttcctccccccccccctcttctctctgtgacacatacacacatatacacacacatttgTCGCTAAATCAAGAACGACCATTTTTGTTGGCTTCCACAAGCTATTACCCGAAGAATCTGACTCAGCAGTCGAAGCCGATAAAGAAGAAGAATGTCTCCCTTGTGGAGTGGCGTCGTTTTTGTGTCCTGGCTATTTATCCACAACCATGCTCTTCCGACTTGTTCACGTCTACTCGCGACATGCAAGAATCGATGGCCACCGAGGTTCTCAACTTGGAAGACGCCCATTACTTCTTGTCTCTGGAAGAGACCCGCTTGGACCGAGCCGCAGCGCAGCACCGGACGCCTTTGACTAATCGCCCTCGCATTGGTTTCAACACGGTCTTGGGCAAGTTCATCTACGCGTGCCGACTGGACGACCTGCAATCAGACCTCGCTTCGTCGTCGGCGTCCGGCGACGCGTTTTTTAACTCACTGTTGTCGGCCTTCGCAGCACCTTCTTCGCGCGAGTGGTGGCCTGCCGACAGCGACGTCCGTGGGGTTGCCGATGGCTTCTGCAAACTACAGCGAGTCTACGAGGTCTCAGTCGTGCGGATCGTGGCCATGATTTCGCGTCGGCTACCGTCTGTTTCACCGCAAGACCTCAGCCTAATCGCGAGAGGCTGCTACGCGAACGCGACGCACGCCAACACAACGGCCTGGTCTGAACAAGCGCTCGCCGCGGGACTGTACGCACAGGATAGCCCTCGCAACCTCGAGTTGGGACTCCTGGTGGCTTCAGGCCAACTGACGCGAGGCGCGCGGCGTTGCAATCAAAGCACCATAACCTGTATCCAGCCCCGCCGGAGACCGACGTGGACGAATACAAGTCGGTGTGCGCGGAAAAGGGTGATTTGAGAACGACTACGGCCGAACTCAGTTGTGTCATGTGGACTGGCGACGGAGACCCCCGGTTAATACTGGCGCCGCTCAAGTTGGAAGTACTGTCCCTCACGCCCCGCGTCGTGGTATTCGCTGACTTCCTCACTCCGTCTGAGGTGGCCTACATTCAGGACACTGGGCATACAGGCTTGAAGCGAGGAGCCATTTACGACTCGGGAAATCCTTCAGGAGTCACCAGTTACAAGCGCATCAGCAAGGTATGAACGCTTGCACTATAGTTCAGAGTTGATGCGAGATAAGCAATATTTAGAACTTACGACTGATTATTCTTCAGTTATTGATAATGTCGTGCTATCTTTAAGCAGGCTACGCGTTTTATATAGGGGAAAAGTGCGAAATAACGGGTGTACATCAGTGTGATTATATTAAACTCGAAGGGCCGTACAAGATTACTATTGAAAGTGCGGACTGGTTTTATCGTTTAGAAAGGATGCGCTGTTCACCATTTGTTGAAATTTAACTTACCCTAGGTTACCCTAGGCTACATAGACGCGACTAAACCATCGAGCTTTGTTAGTACACCATAGAGTTAGTAAAAACTCTGTAGGAAAAGCTGGAACGAATGAGCACCGACCACAAGAATGCCGCTATTACTCAACCGATGTCATTGTTGTTTTTGCAATTACGTACAAAGCGGCCACAATTGGCGCTATTCAATGTTAGTTATACTGGCACTGTAAATCAAACACCGGCATTTTGACAAATTAGAAACATGCAAGCAGTGTCCATTCAGAACATTTCTAGGAAAGATTCAAGGCCATTCGCGCAATTTACTGGTCGCGGAGCTCGCGGCGGAGGATGATGCGTTGGCAGATGGCGCCACAATATCAACTTGAGTTCGAGATCGCGGCAGTTTGCGCGTCTTTGGAAGGAGTTGTGAGTCgcagtgcgtcgtcgtctgcgctttTGTTACACGTACGTGCAGCTCTACTTCACATGAGCTCACTTTAATTATTACTATGAAAACTGAATACCACTGTCACGTCTATCACGAGCCTTAAGGGATAACGCTCGCACGCTTAAGTAATGGCGGCGGCCTTGTGGTCAGAGATTATAATGGATAGGCCCTACGGAGAGCTCTTCCTGTAGAGTCAGTACAAAATCTATGCAGTACACAGGGTTGCATGTACCATGATCAAGTTAGAAAGTGTCCGAAGATCAAGGTTGCATGGCTTATCGCTTCTTGTTCTAGGTTAGGTTAGTTTGGGTTAAAGTGAAGGGGCTAAATTCATGGTCTTACCTATTGCTGTCATCTTGTTGGTGCCGTTGATGTCGCTGGTGTTACGATACGTTCTCACCTGAACTGAGTTTCGTTGATAATGGATGTATGCGTGGTGCGTTTGTTACTGTATGTCACaaatcgtccccccccccccaaacggttattttacagcgaaagctgttatgagatcatttcaccggccgtttttggcgccgtagttgtccgccgccgctgccgccgccgccgccgccgccgccgccgccgccgccggtgtccgtaaccagtatcgatcgaaataagaaaaaaaaacgaaataagaaaaaaattccaggatggaacgaggttcgaacctgggccctctgcgtgggagcccagtattcaacctctgagccattccggtgcttgagactgcttggcaaaaaggtcctatacaggcttcatgtcgggaaggaaccacattagcatatgcaatacagcgtggtacaagagtaaaataagcaccaagcgtcgcacaacgcgaattctgcaaccaggcgtcacacaatgcgaattgcgcaacgagtaggttgtgaaatgcttccaacccattacaaagatatctaccataattcttcgttgtcatcaggcacagcatcaacaaagtgcgcataatgccttacatgcgtttagcaggtaccacgtatctccgtaaaatgacgaaaaatggcagagtgcctgctgccctacttctcaaaaattagaatgatttagagcgtagtgggttcctcgcaagtgcacttgtattggttgccaaggaagcctataagcgcagatcaatttcctcggggtctcagtaaaattacaatgctttatagcgtagtgggttcctcgcaagtgcacttgaattggttgccaaggaagcccatgagcgcatgatccatttcctcggggttctcaataaagttagttctctctatctctttcttctcacgttaacgtatgttataaggcgtggtgggagagttaaataacgtcCGGGCGTCaacatgcgaattacgtaactggtgggtcgtttaaagattacaacccattacaaatgtctcagccataattcttcatcgtcatcagccgtcgaatcaacaaagtgaacataatgcctcacagccggtaccctcgcttctccgcagaagacgAATGATGTCGGGGTGGGTgatttccaacttcacaaaagttatgattcgTGCCGTAGTGGTTACGTTGCTAGTGTGCTTTTATTAGTAGTCACAAGAGAGTTTTAACGGGCTCTataaataccgctcttccagctttcgctgtgactgtgctgcgctttccgcgcaggccgggCGTGTTTTATTTCGCAGGTGTCGTAAGcaatatcgcgcgaaataaaataaaacaacgaaataggaaaaaaattttCGCGATGGCATGAGGTTCAAACCTGGCCCGCTGCGTGttagcccagtgttctacctcaaagccatgctggcgcttgaaactgctttgcaaaaagaccctacacaggcttcatgtaggAAGCAACCATAtcagcatatgtaatatagcgtggtagaagagtaaaataacaaccaggcgtcacacaacgtgaattctgtaacgagtaggttgttgaatccttccaaccctttacaaagggctctgtcataattctttatcgtcatcagccacagcatcaaaaaattgcacataatgccttacaggtgtttagcgggtaccacggtactgcgtagaatgaagaaaaattgaatacaatattaatgagaactaacagacaataatgccaaggaaagtataggagatgttattcgtAATAATTGAATAGTGGCGGCTTCCCTACTTCACCAATCttctgatgatttatagcgtagtggtttcctcgcaagtggacttctattggttaccaaggaagcccataaggatcccatgattcatttccctgaggttctcaataaagttattttctctctctctctttctttctcacgttaacgtatgttataagcgtcgtgggagagttaaataacgaccgggcgtcaaacatgcgaattacgtaactggtgggacGTTTAAagattacaacccattacaaaggtctcagccataattcttcatcgtcatcagccgtcgaatcaacaaagtgaacataatgcctcacagacggtacctcgcttctccgcagaatgacgaataatgtcggggtgggtgattcccaacttcacaaaagttatgattcgTGCCGTAGTGGTTACGTTGCTAGTGTGCTTTTATTAGTagtcacaagagagtttataacgggctctataaatgccgctcttccagctttcgctgtgactgtgctccgctttccgcgcaggcctggcattattttttttataacttATTCACGTATACGCCGTTACACACCCAATTTGACGAGTCAGCCTATGCCACTAACCTCTTGCAGTCCTTTCTACACCTCCccctttcatatttttttatctttgtattttttttaatgttttcggTAGCGGGCGAATAAGCAGCGCGTATAGATACACAGCTAAGAAAATCAGTTGCTGCGTTGAAAGCAAGACCACTTTACGAAACGCTGGCTTTTGCGGCACATCCTGATCATCGACATTTCATATCTTCAAGACTCTATGTTCTTTTGGTCTCCTGCCTTACTAGAATTACACTGTCAGTTGAGGACAATCCCACCGTGGCACTGACGATAAAGCAATAGTAACGCGCACTGGGGAAACTAGTACAATGTTATATACAGGTTTGTTATGAAGTCGTGTTCATGCCACTCAGCTATTATGAGATGCATAGTGTTGCTAAATCCGACAGCATGCGAATTCAGAATTGAGAAGAGGTTACATGCATGATAGAGATGACGCGAAACAGTTGGTGCTGTTTAAGGAAAGCTAACAATATTTCTTCAGGTCAAATGTGCGGCGCAGCTGTCGGCGTGTTTTTGTTTTGCGTTATATTACGGGCAAATATTTCTAGAGAGCTACATGAATCTATGTCTGGGTGCCAGCACTTAGCTCCTGTTCCGGCGGCGCGCATTTCTGGATTGTCGGGTCGGTGTCGTTAAGCCTTTCCTCGGACAGCTCGTTAAACAGCAGATGCGCGCGCAGCACTTCCACTGTTCGTGTCACTGTGTGTACAGAATGAAGTGGCTGAGGCTATTGCCTATTACGATTAAGAGAAATCGGTGGTTAGCGTGGCTGGCGCGGACGATGGGTTGTGCGAGACATTGCACTGATCACTGCGCGGACGCACTTCACGACAGACCGTCGCTTGCGCGCCGCTTGTTTCCGATTACGGTATCGGTGGACGCGTTCGCTGCACACTTTTGCGACTGAGTCATCTGCGAACTGACGGTGACTCGCTAATCTTGTGCAACCACTCAACCACCACCGACAGACCTCCGGTCATGCAGCGCTGCTTACTCGGTCCCTGCTTTCTTGATTGCACAACTCCCCTACTCACATTTTCGTGTTTTAGGTGTACCTTCCTCCAaattcttcctctctctctctctttgccgcCAGTGCTCTGCCTCCACGTTCTCTCACATTCATCCTCCCCTATGGTTAAGAGCTGCGCTCCTACACGTCGGGAGAGTCGGCTGATGAGAATGAGAGTACATGACAGTCTTTACGAACAACGCGCGGGATGGAAGATAATCAGGCTTGATCAACCGAACATAAAAAGCAAATTACACGGAGGTGTAGCAAAGAATTTCATCACTGAAGCTTTTCAGGCTTATTCCACCATTGCCGCAAGTATGACATGATGTGTGGCATATTGCGCAACTGATCCAAAAGGAAAATGTTCATTCGGAAGTGACAACATTCAAAAGAGTCACAACAACTGTCAAAAttgcgacatgattatgaggaacgatGTAGTCGGCCACTCCGGAATAAAATCGACAACCTGGGCATTCTTTAACAGACACGTAAGTGTAACCACACGCGGGAGCTATGCATATCGCCCGCAATCAAATCTGTGCGCCGGGGagaggaatcgaacccgtgccctcgacCTTAGCAGCCCtacaccttacgtgctaagctgCAGCGCCGAGTCAAGCTAGCAAGAACGATAGCGAACATCTTTTCCTGTTTCGTTTTCAACGCAGGTGTCCTGGCTATGGGATACTGAGCACCCTTTTCTGAGTTCACTGGGTCGTCGCATCAGCTTGGCCTCGGGCCTTTCCTTGGAGTCTTCCGAGGCTTACCAGGTGGCCAACTATGGGCTTGGCGGACACTACACGGCGCACAACGATGCCAGAGACTTCGAGCAGGTCGCGGACGAGTGGTACACGAGGGATGGCAACCGTGTGGCCACCATGCTACTCTACCTGACCGACGTCTCACTAGGGGGCGCCACTGCGTTCGTCCGTTTGCAGCTGGCCGTGAAGCCTCGGCGTGGCTCGGCCCTCTTCTGGTACGACCGTGGCACCGTACTCGGGTAACGACAGGCCGATACACTTTGACTTCTGGCACCAGAagaaaacacagcagcaactcACGAGACACGTGGGTTGTCCCGTTCTGTGGGGAACCAAGTGGATAGCCACGAAGTGGATTCGCGAGCGGAACAATGTTGTGGTTCGCTTTGACTACCCTGGATAACCGAATGCCTATTTGACACTCATCACTCACACCGGATCCAAGTTGCAATGGTTTAGGCATCCAGTCATTGTGCACTGAAATCGAGCGTCCTTTAAATTCGGCGTGCTACAGATGCTAGCTTTGAAGTAATGACGTTTCTCTTTTGTGTAGTAGAGAGAAGGACGTAGTATTTCCCAAATGTGTGATTGCCAAAGAGACAACAGCGCTTTTTGCAATAAATGTGCGAGTCACTCTCACAGAGTTGTTAAAACCATTTATCTGCTTTTAATATGTGTCTATTACAGTCGAGAATTATATGTGAACTAAGATTTAATTTAGTGAACTGGGTGCGAATAACGAGTGATTTAAGTGACTTCAGTGCGCAATAGCATATATTCAAGGGAACCCCGAGTGATCAATTTACATTTATTGTATAAGTTTAATTATATATATTTGCATGAATGAATTTTGAGTTAACATGAATTTATGAGAATGAAGTGAATCAAGACTAAATCAAGTAAACGGAGCGTGAATCCAGTAACTTAATTGTAAATAAGAAATGTATGAATGTGTTTATGCGCGAACTGAAGGTACGATAACGTTATTTAAGCGTCGAGCGTTTTGCATTAAAATCAATGCATATTGCAGGAAAATACATGAAATTGAACAAAGCAAATCAAGGGCTACTGAAGTGAGCTTCTAGTGCCTAGGCGAGCATTGACTTTCACGTGTGATTTATCAAAGTTAGCTAAAAGGCCAGGTGACTTAGTCAAATCCCGGGCGCTGCCTCTGGAGCTGCGCCGTCAAAGCAACACGACTGATGTAAGGACATTAATTGGCGCAAAATCTTCCCTTTGCTTTCGGCAAGGCTGTATCCTAAGGTGGCGCCAAAAAACTTGATCCACTTGGTTGAGCTACCGTTGTTAATTGTCGGTGggcgccgacttcgcgccacccaccgacaacaaggccgtgcgccgatttctcggcttatgtgcctattacagacgcttcgtcagaaacttttcacggatcgccgaaccactgacgcttctcacgaagaataacgtggaattcaggtgggaaacggcgcaagtgcaagcctttcaagaacttaaacgacgcctgcagacgccgcccatacttgcgcatttcgacgattgcgccgatacggaaatacacaccgacgcaagcagcgtaggactcggtgccgtccttatgcaaaagactgacgggcttgaaagggttatcagttatgctagccggtcactatccaaggcagaagcaaactattccacaacaggaaaggagtgccttgccattctctgggctacgtcaaagtttcgcccctacctctatggcaggcccttcaaagttgtcagtgaccatcacgccttatgttggctagctaactctaaggacccttcaggtcgtctcgcacgatggagtctgaggcttcaagcaTTCGatattactgtcgtgtacaatgtccggacgaaaacactctgacgccgactgcctgtctcgtgcccccgtcgacgcgcggccacaagacgacgacgacgactgcttcctcggaactatacgTGCCGACGACttgccgaaaggcaacgggccgacgcggaactagggggccttattgagtacctcgagtgcaagaccgccgtttttccgaaggtattcaagcgaggattgccgtcgtttttcttatagaacggcgttctcctgaagaagaacttctcgccacttcaaaccgactaccttctcgtcgtgccctcatcattgcgaccagaggtcctccaggccct comes from Rhipicephalus sanguineus isolate Rsan-2018 chromosome 7, BIME_Rsan_1.4, whole genome shotgun sequence and encodes:
- the LOC119398793 gene encoding prolyl 4-hydroxylase subunit alpha-1 is translated as MQESMATEVLNLEDAHYFLSLEETRLDRAAAQHRTPLTNRPRIGFNTVLGKFIYACRLDDLQSDLASSSASGDAFFNSLLSAFAAPSSREWWPADSDVRGVADGFCKLQRVYEVSVVRIVAMISRRLPSVSPQDLSLIARGCYANATHANTTAWSEQALAAGLPTDARRAALQSKHHNLYPAPPETDVDEYKSVCAEKGDLRTTTAELSCVMWTGDGDPRLILAPLKLEVLSLTPRVVVFADFLTPSEVAYIQDTGHTGLKRGAIYDSGNPSGVTSYKRISKVSWLWDTEHPFLSSLGRRISLASGLSLESSEAYQVANYGLGGHYTAHNDARDFEQVADEWYTRDGNRVATMLLYLTDVSLGGATAFVRLQLAVKPRRGSALFWYDRGTVLG